A window of Dehalococcoidia bacterium contains these coding sequences:
- the trmD gene encoding tRNA (guanosine(37)-N1)-methyltransferase TrmD, translating to MRFDVLTLFPEMFRGPLESSIMKRAVEAGLIEVALHNIRDYTEDRHRVVDDYPYGGGPGMVMKPEPIFRAVEEVNAMASPAAHVVLMTPQGRLLSQQVAVELSQRPRLMLVCGHYEGVDERVREHLVDDEVSIGDYVLSGGELPAMVLIEAVARRVPGVLGSGESLSEESHAQGLLEYPQYTRPPEFRGWAVPEVLLSGHHGEIAKWRRRQSIIHTAKRRPDLLERAALSPEERRLAAAAMAGEV from the coding sequence ATGCGTTTCGATGTCCTCACCCTCTTCCCCGAGATGTTCCGCGGGCCGCTCGAGAGCAGCATCATGAAGCGCGCCGTCGAGGCGGGACTTATCGAGGTGGCGCTGCACAACATACGTGACTACACTGAAGACCGGCACCGCGTAGTAGACGACTACCCCTACGGCGGCGGGCCGGGCATGGTCATGAAGCCGGAGCCGATATTCCGCGCCGTCGAGGAGGTGAACGCGATGGCGTCGCCGGCGGCGCACGTCGTGCTGATGACTCCGCAGGGCCGCCTCCTCAGCCAGCAGGTGGCGGTCGAGCTATCGCAGCGGCCGCGGCTCATGCTGGTCTGTGGTCACTACGAGGGCGTCGACGAGCGGGTGCGAGAGCACCTTGTAGACGATGAGGTAAGCATCGGCGACTACGTCCTCTCAGGCGGCGAGCTGCCGGCGATGGTGCTCATCGAGGCGGTGGCGCGGCGGGTGCCCGGCGTCCTCGGCTCGGGGGAATCGCTCTCGGAGGAGTCGCACGCCCAGGGGCTGTTGGAGTATCCTCAGTACACGAGGCCTCCCGAGTTCCGCGGTTGGGCCGTCCCCGAGGTGCTGCTATCGGGCCATCATGGCGAGATTGCCAAATGGCGCCGCCGGCAGAGTATAATTCATACGGCCAAACGACGCCCTGACCTGCTCGAGCGCGCCGCGCTGTCTCCGGAGGAGCGGCGGCTTGCGGCGGCGGCGATGGCGGGCGAGGTCTGA
- a CDS encoding GtrA family protein — protein MRALGWDSLAARRRRHLPGGGLTARAGRFALVGGACGLAQLALLHGFVTLGAEEHLANLAGFALSVQLNFFLSQFFTWRDRWSPALGRSTMLRRLALFNGSATSTGLLNMGAFAVLNVFISYLPAAAAGIGVAAVTNFALNDRLVFRRTRRIEARPSLLRSDEDASALDRAA, from the coding sequence ATGCGTGCTCTCGGTTGGGATAGTCTCGCAGCGCGGCGACGCCGACATCTGCCCGGCGGCGGCCTGACAGCGCGAGCGGGCCGCTTCGCGCTCGTGGGAGGCGCCTGCGGACTGGCGCAGCTCGCCCTGCTCCACGGGTTCGTCACGCTCGGCGCGGAAGAGCACCTCGCCAATCTCGCCGGCTTCGCCCTGTCCGTCCAGCTCAACTTCTTCCTCAGTCAGTTCTTCACCTGGCGCGACCGCTGGTCGCCGGCGCTGGGCCGCTCGACCATGCTTCGCCGCCTGGCGCTGTTCAACGGCTCGGCCACCTCGACGGGGTTGCTGAACATGGGCGCGTTTGCAGTTCTGAACGTCTTCATTTCCTATTTGCCTGCCGCCGCTGCCGGCATCGGCGTCGCTGCCGTCACGAACTTCGCCCTCAACGACCGTCTCGTCTTCCGGAGGACCCGCCGCATCGAAGCCCGGCCGTCGCTACTGCGAAGCGATGAGGACGCGTCAGCCCTGGACCGCGCCGCCTGA
- the def gene encoding peptide deformylase, translated as MAVLPIRVAGDPVLRQKTRRVRAIDASVQKLIDDMIETMRAAPGVGLAGPQVGSPLRIAVIEIPGQEVIVLINPEIVRRSGQRRVEEGCLSVPGYYGEITRSQSVTVKALDRQGKPFRIKAKDDLLAQALEHETDHLDGFLYIDRLESLDQLVKVEPQEAAAEPGKEKPGL; from the coding sequence GTGGCTGTTCTCCCCATCCGTGTTGCCGGCGACCCCGTCCTCCGTCAGAAGACGCGGCGCGTGCGCGCCATCGATGCCTCCGTCCAGAAGCTGATCGACGACATGATCGAGACGATGAGGGCGGCGCCCGGCGTCGGGCTTGCCGGCCCCCAGGTCGGGTCGCCTCTCCGCATCGCCGTCATCGAGATCCCCGGGCAGGAAGTCATCGTTCTCATCAACCCGGAGATCGTGCGCCGTTCGGGCCAGCGACGGGTCGAGGAAGGCTGCCTCTCCGTCCCCGGCTACTACGGCGAGATCACGCGCTCCCAATCGGTGACGGTCAAGGCGCTCGACCGTCAGGGGAAGCCGTTCCGCATAAAGGCGAAAGACGATCTCCTGGCGCAGGCGCTGGAGCACGAGACCGACCACCTCGACGGCTTTCTTTACATCGACCGCCTGGAAAGCCTCGACCAGCTCGTGAAGGTCGAGCCGCAGGAGGCCGCCGCGGAGCCGGGAAAAGAGAAGCCCGGCCTGTAG
- the rplS gene encoding 50S ribosomal protein L19, with amino-acid sequence MVDVNSIIDLKPNPNIEEFNIGDTVRVTSKVVEGDRERSQAFQGVIIRARRGAGPSANVTVRRVTHGVGVERTFLLNSPRFEKLEVVRRGKVRRAKLYYLRGRTGKAARIKEKTRARE; translated from the coding sequence GTGGTAGACGTTAATTCCATCATCGATCTGAAGCCGAACCCAAATATCGAAGAGTTCAACATCGGCGACACTGTCCGCGTCACCTCAAAAGTGGTCGAGGGCGACAGGGAGCGGAGCCAGGCCTTTCAGGGCGTCATCATCCGTGCGCGGCGCGGCGCCGGCCCGAGCGCCAACGTGACCGTGCGGCGCGTCACTCACGGTGTGGGCGTTGAACGGACGTTTCTGCTCAACTCGCCGCGCTTTGAAAAGCTGGAAGTGGTGCGTCGCGGCAAGGTGCGGCGGGCGAAGCTGTACTATCTGCGGGGCCGCACGGGCAAGGCGGCGCGCATCAAAGAGAAGACGCGCGCCCGCGAGTAG
- a CDS encoding histone deacetylase has product MKVGLIYDPLYLWHDTGAHPESALRLTAVMHTLTEAGLTSRLTLLPARDATEEEVAMVHDLDYMQGVHSMAQRGGAWADPDTYISPRSYDAAMRAAGGCLAATDAALDGEIDSAFCLVRPPGHHATADRAMGFCIFNNIAIAARHAVRARGLERVAIVDFDIHHGNGTQEAFYDDGNVLYFSTHQYPYYPGTGRLEETGEGPGRGLNVNVPLPAGCGDEEFRRVFNEVLAPLLDRFAPQLILVSAGYDGHFQDPLASMSLSVAGYGEMMSFLKEKAEQYCDGKLVATLEGGYHLLAQAWSIRASLEVLMGDAITADPFGKPQHAATPQIDKVVAAAKALHGIKELAPKGD; this is encoded by the coding sequence GTGAAGGTCGGCCTCATCTATGACCCGCTCTACCTGTGGCACGACACCGGCGCCCACCCCGAGAGCGCCCTGCGTCTGACCGCCGTAATGCACACGCTGACGGAAGCGGGGCTCACTTCGCGACTCACGCTGCTGCCCGCCCGCGACGCCACGGAAGAAGAGGTGGCGATGGTGCACGACCTCGATTACATGCAGGGAGTGCACTCGATGGCGCAACGAGGCGGCGCCTGGGCGGACCCCGACACGTACATCTCGCCGCGGTCGTACGACGCCGCGATGCGGGCCGCCGGCGGCTGTCTCGCCGCGACCGACGCTGCCCTCGACGGCGAGATCGACAGCGCGTTCTGCCTCGTGCGGCCGCCGGGGCACCACGCCACCGCCGACCGCGCGATGGGGTTCTGCATCTTCAACAACATCGCTATCGCCGCCCGCCACGCCGTCCGCGCGCGCGGCCTCGAGCGCGTCGCCATCGTCGACTTCGACATCCACCATGGCAACGGCACCCAGGAAGCATTCTACGACGACGGCAACGTCCTCTACTTCTCCACCCATCAGTACCCGTACTATCCCGGCACAGGACGCCTTGAAGAGACCGGCGAGGGCCCGGGGCGCGGGTTGAACGTGAACGTCCCTCTGCCTGCGGGCTGCGGCGACGAGGAGTTCCGGCGGGTCTTCAACGAGGTGCTGGCGCCGCTGCTCGATCGGTTCGCGCCCCAGCTCATCCTCGTTTCCGCCGGCTACGACGGCCACTTCCAGGACCCACTCGCCAGCATGTCGCTGAGCGTGGCAGGCTACGGGGAGATGATGTCCTTCCTGAAGGAGAAGGCGGAGCAGTACTGCGACGGGAAGCTGGTCGCGACCCTCGAGGGCGGCTATCACCTGCTGGCGCAGGCGTGGTCGATACGCGCGTCGCTCGAAGTGCTTATGGGCGATGCGATCACCGCCGATCCCTTCGGCAAGCCGCAGCACGCCGCAACACCGCAGATCGACAAGGTGGTGGCGGCGGCGAAGGCGCTGCACGGGATCAAGGAGCTGGCGCCGAAGGGCGATTAG
- the selB gene encoding selenocysteine-specific translation elongation factor: protein MYVIGTAGHVDHGKSVLVRALTGIDPDRLPEERERGMTIDLGFAWLKLPGGHEVSIVDVPGHERFIKNMLAGVGGIDLALLVIAADEGVMPQTREHLAILDLLHVKNGVIAITKKDLVDSDWLEMVAADVSDVVKGTALEDAPVVACSGVTREGLDELVQTLERELAQTPPRRDIGRPRLPIDRVFTVAGFGTVVTGTLIDGSLRLGQEVEITPGGLRSRVRGLQTHGQKVETALPGSRTAVNLSGVSPHELARGQVVALPGAVRPTIAVDARVRALSSLPRPIRHNARVSFHSGAAEVWGRLRLLDRDELRPGDEAWAQIRLDAPAALLKGDLFVIRDANETLGGGAVLDINVRRHRRHDPATLRTLAALERGSPKDTLLALIGSRQPLDVKSLLKLSEWSEDESRQALAGLLDSGDVVAPGGDPENGVLFTREGFDALGEKARQAVASYYRDHPLRRAMPKEELRSRLKLDPRTFGQAAKAWLDTGLLEEVGAGLALPGRRVEPSARQQAQIDAFLRALSASPYAPPTDSRLDDELLAYLEDQGLVVTVNGIAFHSAAYEEMVARIVGRLTEQGRIALAEVRDMFGTSRKYAQALLEHLDERRITQRVGDERVLREGRTKGQ, encoded by the coding sequence ATGTACGTAATCGGCACCGCCGGCCACGTCGACCACGGAAAGTCCGTCCTCGTCCGCGCCCTCACCGGCATCGACCCCGACCGCCTGCCTGAGGAGCGCGAACGCGGCATGACCATCGACCTCGGCTTCGCCTGGCTCAAGCTGCCCGGCGGCCACGAGGTCAGCATCGTCGACGTGCCGGGCCACGAGCGCTTCATCAAGAACATGCTCGCCGGCGTGGGCGGTATCGACCTCGCCCTGCTCGTCATCGCCGCCGACGAAGGCGTCATGCCGCAGACTCGCGAGCACCTCGCCATCCTCGACCTCCTCCACGTGAAGAACGGCGTAATCGCCATCACCAAGAAAGACCTCGTCGACAGCGACTGGCTGGAGATGGTCGCGGCCGACGTTAGCGACGTCGTCAAGGGCACCGCGCTTGAGGACGCGCCCGTCGTCGCCTGCTCGGGCGTCACCCGCGAGGGGCTCGACGAGCTCGTGCAGACGCTGGAACGCGAGCTGGCGCAGACGCCGCCCCGGCGCGACATCGGCCGGCCGCGCCTGCCTATCGACCGCGTGTTCACGGTCGCCGGGTTCGGCACGGTGGTCACGGGCACGCTCATCGACGGGAGCCTGCGCCTGGGTCAGGAGGTCGAGATCACGCCCGGCGGCCTGCGGTCGCGCGTCCGCGGGTTGCAGACGCACGGGCAGAAGGTGGAGACGGCGCTTCCCGGCAGCCGCACGGCGGTGAACCTGTCGGGCGTGTCGCCGCACGAGCTTGCGCGCGGGCAGGTTGTGGCGCTCCCCGGCGCAGTCAGGCCCACCATCGCCGTCGACGCGCGGGTGCGCGCGCTCTCCTCGCTGCCGCGGCCCATCCGGCACAACGCCCGCGTCTCCTTCCACTCCGGCGCGGCGGAGGTCTGGGGACGGCTGCGCCTGCTCGACCGCGACGAGCTGCGCCCCGGCGACGAGGCGTGGGCGCAGATACGCCTCGACGCCCCGGCGGCGCTGCTCAAGGGAGATCTCTTCGTGATACGCGACGCCAACGAAACCCTTGGCGGCGGCGCGGTGCTCGATATCAACGTGCGTCGCCACCGCCGTCACGACCCGGCGACGCTGCGGACGCTGGCGGCGCTCGAACGCGGCTCGCCCAAAGACACGCTGCTGGCGCTGATCGGGTCGCGGCAGCCGCTGGACGTGAAGTCGCTACTGAAGCTGTCGGAGTGGTCAGAGGACGAGTCGCGGCAGGCGCTGGCGGGGCTGCTGGACAGCGGCGACGTCGTGGCGCCCGGCGGCGACCCCGAGAACGGCGTGTTGTTCACCCGCGAGGGGTTCGACGCTCTGGGCGAGAAGGCCCGCCAAGCGGTCGCTTCGTATTACAGGGACCACCCCCTGCGCCGCGCGATGCCAAAGGAGGAGCTTCGCAGCCGCCTCAAGCTCGATCCGCGAACGTTCGGACAGGCAGCGAAGGCATGGCTCGACACCGGGCTGCTGGAGGAGGTGGGCGCCGGCCTTGCGCTTCCCGGACGTCGCGTCGAGCCGTCGGCGCGGCAACAGGCGCAAATCGACGCTTTCCTGCGCGCGCTAAGCGCCAGCCCCTACGCGCCTCCAACAGACAGCCGCCTCGACGATGAGCTGCTGGCCTACCTCGAAGACCAGGGGCTCGTCGTGACGGTGAACGGAATCGCTTTCCACAGCGCAGCATACGAGGAGATGGTCGCGCGCATCGTCGGGCGCCTGACGGAGCAGGGGCGCATCGCGCTGGCGGAGGTGCGGGACATGTTTGGCACCAGCCGCAAGTACGCGCAGGCGCTCCTCGAGCACCTGGACGAACGTCGGATAACGCAGCGCGTGGGCGACGAGCGCGTCCTGCGCGAGGGGCGGACGAAGGGGCAGTAG
- a CDS encoding HD domain-containing protein, translated as MTLPRRSPFIPRPIRRLLAKLRDIWQERGAEAYLVGGFLRDLILGRPTGDIDIALTGDALKLSRLAADALHGHWVPLHEEHAVARTVLPQRAAVRYVDVAALRGGSIETDLASRDFTIDAMALPLDATGKGSRDALIDPFGGRDDLDSGTIRAVGSTVFRDDGLRLLRAVRLAAELDFSIEPLTAALIERDASHLTDAARERQRDELVRTLLTPRSAAALRLADRLGLLDRLLPELGPARGVVQPKGHFWDVFNHLLETLAALDFMLSEEEPSQPAQAAFWRELWGQLSWLPGLREHFRREAVQGRPRTALLKLAGLLHDIDKPEAKFIDAGGRIRFFGHPQKGAEKAERLMSRLRFGAAERKLVGLMVRHHMRPGQLSAGKPPSRRALYRFFRDAGDAAIDVLFLFLADHMAARGPRLQLSTWRRQVAYVSYVLRQHYFETALTAPPRLVTGDDLMEALRIGPGPLVGRLLSQIEEAQAAGEVGSREEALDLAKRLLAGEKG; from the coding sequence ATGACCCTACCGAGGCGTTCCCCTTTCATCCCTCGCCCTATCAGACGCCTCCTCGCAAAGCTGCGGGACATCTGGCAGGAGAGAGGCGCCGAAGCCTACCTCGTCGGCGGCTTCCTCCGCGATCTCATCCTCGGGCGTCCCACGGGCGACATCGACATCGCGCTCACCGGCGATGCTCTCAAGCTTTCGCGCCTCGCCGCCGATGCCTTGCACGGCCACTGGGTCCCCCTGCACGAGGAGCACGCCGTCGCCCGCACTGTGCTCCCCCAGCGGGCAGCCGTGCGCTACGTCGACGTCGCCGCTCTGCGAGGCGGTAGCATCGAGACCGACCTGGCGAGCCGCGACTTCACCATCGACGCCATGGCCCTGCCGCTCGACGCCACCGGCAAAGGCTCCCGGGACGCGCTGATCGACCCTTTCGGCGGGCGCGACGATCTGGATTCGGGGACGATACGGGCGGTGGGCAGCACAGTGTTCCGCGACGATGGGCTGCGTCTCCTTCGCGCCGTGCGCCTGGCCGCCGAGCTCGATTTCTCGATCGAGCCTCTCACCGCCGCCCTCATCGAGCGCGACGCGTCGCATCTGACGGACGCCGCCCGCGAGCGCCAGCGCGACGAGCTGGTACGGACTCTCCTCACGCCGCGCTCCGCTGCGGCCCTGCGCCTCGCCGACAGGCTTGGCTTGCTCGACCGGCTGCTGCCGGAGCTGGGTCCGGCGCGCGGCGTCGTCCAACCGAAGGGGCACTTCTGGGACGTCTTCAATCATCTGCTGGAGACGCTGGCCGCCCTCGACTTCATGCTTTCGGAGGAGGAGCCGTCGCAGCCGGCGCAAGCGGCCTTCTGGCGCGAGCTCTGGGGTCAGCTCTCATGGCTGCCCGGGCTGCGCGAGCACTTTCGTCGCGAAGCCGTGCAGGGGAGGCCGCGGACCGCGCTGCTCAAGCTCGCCGGCCTCTTGCACGACATCGACAAGCCGGAGGCGAAGTTCATCGATGCCGGCGGGCGGATACGTTTCTTCGGCCACCCGCAGAAGGGGGCGGAGAAGGCGGAGCGCCTGATGTCGAGGCTGCGCTTCGGGGCTGCGGAGCGAAAGCTCGTCGGGCTCATGGTGCGGCACCACATGCGGCCGGGCCAGCTCAGCGCGGGGAAGCCGCCGAGCCGCCGCGCTCTCTACCGCTTCTTTCGCGACGCCGGCGACGCGGCGATCGACGTGCTCTTCCTCTTCCTGGCCGATCACATGGCGGCGCGCGGCCCTCGTCTCCAGCTATCGACGTGGCGCAGGCAGGTCGCCTACGTCAGTTACGTCCTCCGGCAGCACTACTTTGAGACGGCGCTCACCGCCCCGCCCCGGCTCGTCACCGGCGACGACCTGATGGAGGCGCTGAGGATAGGCCCCGGCCCGCTGGTAGGGCGTCTGTTGTCGCAAATCGAGGAGGCGCAGGCCGCGGGAGAGGTCGGTTCGCGGGAAGAGGCCCTGGACCTGGCGAAAAGGCTGCTGGCAGGAGAAAAGGGGTAG
- a CDS encoding dockerin type I domain-containing protein gives MEPDFDLIEVAYRLADAVSETDPINDMYPGRDYDDRYDVNRDGRVNSLDYMAVGLQSIENPHRVCK, from the coding sequence GTGGAACCTGACTTCGATCTGATCGAGGTGGCCTATCGCCTCGCAGACGCCGTTTCCGAAACCGACCCCATCAACGACATGTATCCTGGGCGGGACTACGATGACCGCTATGATGTAAACAGAGACGGCAGGGTCAACAGTCTGGACTACATGGCCGTCGGCCTGCAGTCGATCGAGAACCCTCATCGTGTTTGCAAGTGA
- the secF gene encoding protein translocase subunit SecF, protein MFDFVRRRNFYYLLSLLVLLPGVISLIIPPALKAGIEFTSGTTFTARFQNEVEEDELRSALGDLGHPEARVQRTGENKFLVRTSELKGTTEAPPLGPAPEGERDILEAALVERFGSMVDADGEVVDRFIEYASVSATVSREIGRNAAIAVGAASVAILLYISWAFRSIPNPFRCGIAATIATLHDVVLVVGAYSLLGKLFDMEVNTMFITGLLTVIGFSVHDTIVVFDRIRENNARYPDLDLPTSVNNSILQTLGRSINTSFTVVLAVVALLLIGGVTIRPFLVVMLIGVITGTYSSIFVASQILVTWEERDIPRLFRRIAFRRAPAPSEG, encoded by the coding sequence ATGTTCGATTTCGTACGCAGGCGCAACTTCTACTATCTGCTGTCGCTGCTCGTGTTGCTGCCGGGCGTCATCTCTCTGATCATTCCGCCCGCCCTGAAGGCCGGCATCGAGTTCACGAGCGGCACAACTTTCACCGCCCGTTTTCAGAACGAGGTGGAAGAGGACGAACTGCGCTCTGCTCTTGGCGACCTCGGCCACCCCGAGGCGAGGGTGCAGCGGACGGGCGAAAACAAGTTTCTGGTGCGGACATCGGAGCTGAAGGGGACGACGGAGGCCCCGCCGCTTGGCCCCGCTCCCGAGGGAGAGCGCGACATCCTGGAAGCGGCGCTGGTGGAGCGCTTCGGTAGCATGGTCGACGCCGACGGCGAAGTGGTCGACCGCTTCATCGAGTACGCTTCGGTGTCTGCTACCGTTTCCCGCGAAATCGGGCGGAACGCGGCGATTGCGGTGGGCGCGGCCTCCGTCGCTATTCTTCTCTACATAAGCTGGGCCTTCCGCTCCATCCCCAACCCGTTCCGCTGCGGTATTGCGGCTACGATCGCCACTCTGCACGACGTGGTGCTCGTCGTTGGGGCTTACTCGCTGCTGGGCAAGCTGTTCGACATGGAAGTCAACACAATGTTCATAACGGGACTGCTTACCGTCATCGGCTTCAGCGTCCACGACACCATCGTCGTCTTCGACCGCATCCGCGAAAACAACGCCCGCTACCCCGACCTCGACCTGCCGACTTCAGTCAACAACAGCATCCTGCAGACACTCGGCCGCTCCATCAACACGTCGTTTACGGTTGTGCTGGCGGTAGTTGCGCTGCTGCTGATAGGCGGCGTGACAATCCGGCCGTTCCTCGTCGTGATGCTAATCGGCGTGATTACGGGGACGTACAGCTCGATATTCGTCGCCAGCCAGATACTGGTGACGTGGGAGGAGCGCGATATCCCGCGCCTCTTCCGGCGCATCGCGTTCCGGCGCGCCCCCGCTCCCAGCGAAGGATAG
- a CDS encoding MogA/MoaB family molybdenum cofactor biosynthesis protein: protein MPIRAGILTVSDKASRGEREDTSGPAMRELLSAIDSIVEKYEVVPDEADEISDRLRRWCDEDGLDLILTTGGSGLGPRDVTPEATAAVVDRLAPGIPEALRQDGLRHTPMAMLSRNVAGVRGKTLIVNFPGSEPAVREGLSFLMPVLVHAIEIIRGVPSDHLPPAPPVWE, encoded by the coding sequence ATGCCCATACGCGCCGGCATTCTAACGGTCAGCGATAAAGCGTCGCGGGGCGAGCGCGAGGACACGAGCGGCCCCGCGATGCGCGAGCTACTGTCCGCGATAGACTCGATTGTCGAGAAGTACGAAGTTGTGCCGGACGAGGCGGACGAGATAAGCGATCGTCTTCGTCGCTGGTGTGATGAGGACGGGCTCGACCTCATACTCACCACCGGCGGCAGCGGCCTCGGGCCGCGCGACGTCACGCCGGAAGCGACCGCCGCTGTGGTGGACCGCCTGGCGCCCGGCATCCCGGAGGCGTTGCGTCAGGACGGACTACGCCACACGCCGATGGCGATGTTGAGCCGAAACGTTGCCGGAGTGCGGGGCAAAACGCTCATCGTAAACTTCCCCGGCAGCGAACCGGCGGTCCGCGAGGGGCTCTCGTTCCTTATGCCGGTGCTCGTCCACGCGATCGAGATCATCCGGGGCGTCCCCTCCGACCATCTGCCGCCGGCGCCGCCTGTTTGGGAGTAG
- a CDS encoding gamma-glutamylcyclotransferase has translation MAGLYFAYASNMDPHTYRRRCPRAVPLGRARLPGYRLAFTRYSRQRKGGSADIVEDAACEVWGVLYEVDDTCIATMDRVEGVPTAYRRERVTVVDDAGDAREALTYVANKTGDFYPGRSYVEVILRGARAYALPDDYIATLERLKTV, from the coding sequence ATGGCCGGTCTCTACTTCGCGTACGCCTCCAACATGGACCCCCACACCTACCGTCGCCGCTGCCCCCGCGCCGTTCCACTCGGCCGCGCGCGCCTGCCCGGATACCGCCTCGCCTTCACCCGCTACTCCCGTCAGCGAAAGGGCGGTTCCGCGGACATCGTCGAAGACGCCGCCTGCGAGGTCTGGGGCGTGCTGTACGAGGTGGACGATACGTGCATCGCGACGATGGACCGCGTGGAAGGGGTGCCGACCGCGTACCGCCGCGAGCGCGTGACGGTGGTCGACGACGCCGGCGACGCGCGCGAGGCGCTGACCTACGTGGCGAACAAGACAGGCGACTTCTACCCCGGCCGCTCGTACGTGGAGGTGATCCTGCGCGGCGCGCGCGCCTACGCCCTCCCCGACGACTACATCGCCACGCTGGAGCGCCTCAAGACGGTCTAG
- the secD gene encoding protein translocase subunit SecD produces the protein MRRSNWILLGFIGVLTAFSLVVMWPSEPWRYLPDAIPWPEGQGIKFPFIKLDGANIEGTTVERRAMRLGLDLRGGTRLVLEADTSELSDDELDRALEGASDIIERRVNAFGVAESEIQRQGDNRIAVQLPGIEADEAIRKIGKTALLEFRELQRDDQGNVAVNQNGEVTYVPMPVPTGENDITFAARYNQLLESAVWVPAKATGRDGVEKELTGRYLSGAYFGTDNLGRAVVNFEMNDEGAHLFKQITTRLIDQPLAFFLDGEPIRGADGSIQAPRVNSVISDQGQITGLSFDDADYLAKLLRAGAFPVPLTVVQQEDVDATLGEDSVRQSVIAGEVAMLVIILFMVLHYRLPGLLAGAALFVYTTVVLAVFKLWPVTLTLAGIAAFVLSVGMAVDANILIFERMKEELRIGRSLVIALDEGFNRAWSSIRDSNVSTLITCAILFWFGDQFGASLVKGFALTLAIGVIISMFSAILVTRTFLRLVIGARWLRNPAFWAPDLRQRGALIEQEAGATPGGGGGGS, from the coding sequence GTGCGCAGAAGCAACTGGATTCTTCTCGGGTTCATAGGGGTCCTTACGGCCTTTTCTCTGGTGGTTATGTGGCCGTCGGAGCCCTGGCGTTACCTCCCCGACGCGATTCCCTGGCCTGAGGGTCAGGGGATCAAGTTTCCCTTCATCAAGCTGGACGGCGCGAACATCGAGGGGACGACCGTCGAGCGGCGGGCGATGCGCCTCGGCCTCGACCTGCGCGGCGGCACCCGCCTCGTGCTCGAAGCCGACACCAGCGAGCTCTCGGACGACGAGCTCGACCGCGCTCTCGAAGGGGCGTCGGACATAATCGAGCGGCGCGTGAACGCCTTCGGTGTCGCCGAGTCGGAGATACAACGGCAGGGCGATAACCGTATCGCCGTGCAGCTCCCCGGCATCGAGGCGGACGAAGCGATAAGGAAGATCGGCAAGACGGCGCTGCTTGAGTTCCGCGAGCTCCAACGCGACGACCAGGGGAACGTCGCCGTCAACCAGAACGGCGAAGTCACCTACGTGCCTATGCCTGTCCCCACCGGCGAGAACGACATTACTTTCGCTGCCCGCTACAACCAGCTCCTCGAAAGCGCCGTCTGGGTCCCTGCCAAGGCGACCGGAAGGGACGGGGTCGAGAAAGAGCTTACGGGCAGGTACCTTTCCGGCGCTTACTTCGGCACCGACAACCTCGGCAGGGCAGTCGTGAACTTCGAAATGAATGACGAGGGCGCCCACCTCTTCAAGCAAATCACGACCCGGCTCATCGATCAGCCGCTTGCCTTCTTCCTCGATGGAGAGCCGATCCGGGGCGCCGACGGCAGCATTCAGGCGCCGAGGGTGAACAGCGTAATATCGGACCAGGGCCAGATCACGGGCCTGTCCTTCGATGACGCCGATTACCTCGCCAAACTGCTGCGCGCAGGGGCGTTCCCCGTCCCTCTGACCGTCGTGCAGCAGGAGGACGTCGACGCCACGCTCGGCGAGGACTCCGTCCGTCAGAGCGTCATCGCCGGCGAGGTGGCGATGCTCGTCATCATCCTCTTCATGGTGCTGCACTATCGCCTGCCCGGGCTACTCGCGGGCGCTGCGCTCTTTGTGTACACGACGGTTGTGCTCGCCGTGTTCAAGCTGTGGCCGGTCACCCTTACGCTCGCCGGCATCGCAGCCTTCGTGCTGTCGGTGGGCATGGCGGTCGACGCGAACATACTCATATTCGAGCGCATGAAGGAGGAGTTACGCATTGGTCGCAGCCTCGTGATTGCGCTTGATGAGGGTTTCAACCGCGCCTGGTCGTCCATCCGCGACAGCAACGTGTCGACGCTCATTACCTGCGCCATCCTATTCTGGTTCGGCGACCAGTTCGGCGCCAGTCTGGTGAAGGGCTTTGCCCTCACGCTGGCGATCGGCGTCATCATAAGCATGTTTTCGGCGATCCTTGTGACGCGCACCTTCCTGCGTCTCGTCATCGGCGCAAGGTGGCTGAGGAACCCCGCGTTCTGGGCGCCCGACCTGCGTCAGCGGGGCGCGCTAATAGAGCAGGAAGCGGGCGCCACACCCGGCGGAGGAGGTGGCGGAAGCTGA